The Manihot esculenta cultivar AM560-2 chromosome 8, M.esculenta_v8, whole genome shotgun sequence genomic interval AAAAATCTGGGGCCTCTATGTTTTGGAAATTTCTACAGATATATCAGAACAGGAGCGGGAATCAGTATCTGGAATCTTGCAAACTGTCAAAGCTCATGCAGACATTCTTCAGAGTTTCATGGAGGATCATTCTGGCCAGTCAACAGCCATTGAGGGAAAAGCACTGGAAACCTTTGAGCAACAATATATGGTAAGTTGATTAGCATTTTACCTGCTCGCCCATATACAAAACTTTTTGTCGTCTTCAAACCATGTGAATCACTCAAGTATTCCAATGCTAATTCATTTGCTCAACTGGTTCTGAGAATTTTCTGACAGTTTTTGAAAATGTACAACGTTGAAGTTTCCCGAGTGCTTATATGAGATTTTGAAATCAGATACTCAGTCTTGTCTTCAGTTTATTCTGCTTTGTTTGACATTTTCCTCTTTATTCTATCCAGAATTATGAACCGACAGGCACAACACCAGTGAGATGTGAGCCAGACATTCCCAGCAAGGGGACTATTGAATCGCTTCGAGCAATGCCCATGGAAAATCTTCTTGAGGAATTCCGAGAAAATAATTCTTACGAATCATTTGAGGTGAAGGAAATAAAGCCATCTTTAATTCCAAGATCTCCCCTTGTACAACTCAACTAGTTATTGGCTGTTGGTATACCATCAATCATCTACTTGCCAATGAGACCCAATTTGTCCATGTACGAATCTTGTACATTGTTATTATTTCCTTCAGAAAATTCTTAGGATTGCATTAGAATGGAGGAGGGTGCTGGAGTTTGTATTTTACATAATTCTGGTGATTAGGATAAATTAATCCCATCTTGGGATTTTCAGTAATATGTAGCTTAATACAAGGATGTAAAGTGAGGCAGAGCTCCACAGTtggtgatttaatttttttgcctTCAGGATGCTGAATCTGTTATCAATTATGTGCTTACTGTATGACACTTTACACAATTCTTGTTTCCTCGAGAGCAGAAAGTGATGTTCTGTTGGATAAATTTCTGTCAGCTTTTTGTTTAGACCGAAATATGCACTCCTCTAGATTTTGGCCACCAATGATCGAGTGAGGTGATGAAATGTGAAAGAGTTATGAGTGGAGGTACCAAAATGGCACTATGGCAATTGACAAGACCATCACCACCAGATTTTGGCCACCACTTTCAACACTACACATTGTCGTTTTGTATGTATGACAATAGCAAATCATGGTAATGCTATCTTTTCCAAAATACTTCGTACTCAAAACACTACATACTACAAAATCTAGAACACTAAaagttaaatcataaaaaatactttaattcGTTCATATTCAAATCGTTTTTAAAGCCGAGAAGTCTCGAATTTGAATCTTGgaattaattacattaaaaaaaaaaccctaaatcTAGTGTTTGAagaaaaataatcaattaaatttagtattttatttttattaatatgatgTAACGAATATATCTAATAACTTGGCCTCTTTACGGATTCTTCAATTGAAAAATTCTTTCATGTATCTACTCCAACTGCTTGCTCATGATTTGCGCTCTTATTATAACCTTTGAGTTGGCATTTTATGTTTTGTTTTCCTTTATCCTATTTTTCCAccaaaataaaaactaattaaaattttaatcaaaaccTTATTATTCATAATTTCGACCAtcatttctattttcttttccaaAAATAGCTCACACACTATCTCTATATATCCCATAAGTTCTTTCTTAATTCccactcctctctctctctttcttcttcatcttcagtCATGGTTGCACCAAAGCTTCTTGCAGTTTTGGGTTTTCTTTTAGCATTATGCAACAATGGCTGTGTACTGGGATCTCACAAGATTTACCCTCAGTATCAAAATCTCAAAGTTCATAAGGTCAATCAAGTTCATAGAACTGGCTACCATTTTCAGCCTCCCATGAACTGGATAAACGGTATATATTCTTTTGCACTGAAAATTACTAAATGAATATTTTGCTTAAAAGTTGACAACCCTTGAGAGGATGGATTTAAGTTAACTTATCTGTTTTTCTCCATGCATTGACTGCTGATGTATTGGGGACAAATTCACACTTGAAATAGATCCAAATGGTGAGTTTTCAAAACATCAAACTACAAAATTTCTTgtaaatttgttattttttttattgattaattaggGTTgtataaaatgtaatttttcagGACCCATGTACTACAAAGGGCTATATCATCTGTTCTACCAATACAACCCTAAAGGAGTAGTGTGGGGCAATATTGTTTGGGCTCATTCAGTATCAAAAGATTTAATCAACTGGGAAGCCCTTGACCATGCAATCTACCCATCAAAATGGTTCGATATAAATGGGTGTTGGTCCGGGTCGGCAACTATTCTTCCAGGAAACAAGCCTATGATCCTTTACACTGGAATTGATCCAAAACAACGCCAGGTCCAAAACTATGCAGTACCCAAAAACTTGACCGACCCATATCTCCGAGAGTGGGTCAAACCCGATGATAACCCGATAGTGGATCCAGATAATACTGTGAATGCTAGTGCATTCCGGGATCCAACTACTGCTTGGTGGGCTGATGGGCATTGGAGGATCTTGGTAGGAAGTAAAAGGAAGCATAGAGGTATTGCATATTTGTATAGAAGTAGGGATTTTAAGCAATGGGTTAAAGCTAAACACCCTCTTCATTCATCTCCCAAAACGGGTATGTGGGAGTGTCCAGATTTCTTCCCGGTTTCGTTATCGGGTCAAAACGGGTTGGAGACATCTGTTGTTGGGCAAAATGTGAAGCATGTATTAAAAGTTAGCTTGGATCTTACAAGATATGAGTACTATACTGTGGGTACTTATGATAAGAAGAAGGATAGATACACTCCTGATAATACTTCTGTTGATGGATGGGGTGGGCTTAGATTTGATTATGGAAACTTTTATGCTTCCAAAACCTTTTTTGACCCAAGTAAGAATAGGAGGATTTTGTGGGGTTGGGCCAATGAGTCTGATTCTGTGAAGGATGATATGCAAAAGGGATGGGCTGGAATTCAGGTAATTACTTATGATAATTTGGTTAGTAAAGCTATTTAATTGTTTAATCGACTACTGTGAAGGTTTTTACTTTTTGGGTTTTATAATTTTAGGCAATTCCAAGAAGGATTTCGTTAGATGCCAGTAGAAAACAAGTCATACAATGGCCTGTAGAAGAATTGGAGACTTTAAGAGGCCAAAAGGTTCAATTAAATAATCAAAAGCTCCAACAGGGAGAACATTTTGAAGTCAAAGGC includes:
- the LOC110621703 gene encoding beta-fructofuranosidase, insoluble isoenzyme 1 codes for the protein MVAPKLLAVLGFLLALCNNGCVLGSHKIYPQYQNLKVHKVNQVHRTGYHFQPPMNWINDPNGPMYYKGLYHLFYQYNPKGVVWGNIVWAHSVSKDLINWEALDHAIYPSKWFDINGCWSGSATILPGNKPMILYTGIDPKQRQVQNYAVPKNLTDPYLREWVKPDDNPIVDPDNTVNASAFRDPTTAWWADGHWRILVGSKRKHRGIAYLYRSRDFKQWVKAKHPLHSSPKTGMWECPDFFPVSLSGQNGLETSVVGQNVKHVLKVSLDLTRYEYYTVGTYDKKKDRYTPDNTSVDGWGGLRFDYGNFYASKTFFDPSKNRRILWGWANESDSVKDDMQKGWAGIQAIPRRISLDASRKQVIQWPVEELETLRGQKVQLNNQKLQQGEHFEVKGITAVQADVDVTFSFPSLDKAEPFDPKWAELDALDVCAQKGSKAQGGLGPFGLLTLASENLEEFTPVFFRIFKAPTKHVVLLCSDATSSSLGNGLYKPSFAGFVDVDLTKKQLSLRSLIDHSVVETFGAGGKIVILSRVYPKLGVFDKAHLFVFNNGSETITVENLNAWSMKQPLMNAPIRK